In the Armatimonas rosea genome, CCTAAATTTAATATCATGACAAAAATCGTCAATAATAGAATATATGCGTGGTGATCTTGGCATGCACTGAGCTGCCTCTACGGAACTACTTAACAATTTCCGAAGTTTTGGTTTATTCCATATCCATTTTTTTGTATCATCGCCAAAAAAATTGGCTAGTTGATTTTCATCAAGTGGAAATATTGTAATTGGATCAACGATAAATTTCAGTATTTTTTTCTGAAGCTTTAACGTATACATCACATTTTTATGATTAATAGGGCGATAAATTTCATGTAGCAACTGTGGGGATCCTTCTATTCTAAATCAGTATTGTTTCTTATTGCAATTAGTCGTTGGTGAAATTCAAATCGATAGTATCCAGATCCAAGTTTGTTATAAAGGAGTTCGATTGCTATGGCTATGTTTTTACTACTCAGTTCTCCTAGTGCACGAAGAACTTCAGGAATTCGTTTTTGAAGATCACTTTCCGAGGGGGCAGGTACACGTCTGGCACGATATGCGTTCTCAACTGATTTTATAAATTTGGCAAGAGTATCATTACTCTCATTATTCCACCAAAGTTCAATATCCTCCGGGTTCTCAGCAAGGACAAGCACCATATCCAAGTACTCTGAGGCGCGCTGACCGATGCTGTCGGGCGCGTTGAAGACATCCTGGAGGATCTCGGTGGGCGAGGCTCCGAAAGTCTGAATGCGAGGCTGATTGGCAGTGACTTGCCCGTTGTCGTTTTGCAGCACGGTGACCTCGCTGGTGAAGGCGTCGGTGAGGGCAATGCTGGAGTGGGTAGTGAGCACGACATCGTTGGGATCGTCACCGAGGCTGTCGTCTACGATGTCCACCATCTGGCGCTTCCAGAAGTCGTTGAAGTGGGTCTCGGGCTCATCGAGGAGCACGAGAGCGTCTTTCTCGTCGCGTAGGAGGTAGAAGAGTGCCATCCGGCCCACGAAGACACGCTCACCATCACTGAGAGAGTCGAGCAGCAGTAGGTTCTCCACGCCATGTTTTCGTAAGACTAGCTGCATATCGTGTAGGTTAATCAGGCCACGTAGGTGCCATTCGTGAATGGTTTTGAAGGCTAAGAACGCCGTTCCGCCTAGTGCATTTAAGATGGCTCGTGCGGTATTATTCTCGCCGTCTGTTTCTTCACCTCGGTACATCGCCCTAAGATCAAAGAAGAGTGAGCGAGGATTGGCGAAGCTGCTATCATCAGGCATACCGGGTTCACTGAGGCGGCTGGTTGCGATGCCGATAAGTTTTTCCCAAGGTCCTTTTCGTCGTTCAGATTCGTCCTCGCGACCACCTGGAAAAGCGCTGTCAGGCTCCTCGACATGGATTTTGAGGGTGACGGGCCATAGGTAGCCAATCGTGTCAAGAATCCCCCGGAATCCACTGATGCGTTGCCCACCATCAGATTCGTCGCGCTCTTTCAGAAACTTCTGGCGCAGTTCGTCGGTCTTGAGAGTACTCTCGAACTCCTCAGCAGCTTGCGAGATGGCCATGACGATCATAGCGAGGCGGAGGGCATTATGGGTGACATGTAGGCCGATGCTGGCCTCCGTTATATTGTTGGGACGTGGGTTGAGGGAGATAGCATGGGGGGAGAACTCCTCTGCATCGTTGGAGGGGGCGAAATCTTCCTCTAACCCGCGTCGGTGCGACCCAAAGAGACTCTCCCAGGCTCGCGTATTACCTGATGTGTAGGAAAGCATCACCCGAGGTAAAAAACCTGTACTGCCAGGAAAGCTTCCCATATAAACATTACTAAATCCTCCACGTGCGATTAATGCTTCCTGAACGGATTGTGTTGGCCCTTCAAAGTGAATATTATCAAAATCTCTGATTTTATTTTTTAGTATCTCTGGAGAAAGAATTTGGAGACTCTCCATTAGTACTGCTCGGGATTTAAGTCCGTAACGCGAATGTAAAATAAGTGTGCGATTATCACTTTTATCTGTCGCTCCTATATCCCATGCCAAAGTAACTGGGAATGGCGGGACTGTACGGCTTTCCAACGACAGAAAAACATCGGCAATTGCCTGGAGCAAACGACTCTTTCCGCTTCCATTAACTCCAACAACAAAATGAATCGCACCTGGTCGCCCTAAAATCTCCTCATGCCCAAACGTTAGAGTTACATCACTTAGTGGGGGAAGATTTTCGACATGGAAATAGCGTAGTCTCACAGGTCACCTATTTCGGTTTTTATGTAACCAATGGCTCTCAACAGATTTGCTCCAAGTAAGTCGGCA is a window encoding:
- a CDS encoding AAA family ATPase, with product MRLRYFHVENLPPLSDVTLTFGHEEILGRPGAIHFVVGVNGSGKSRLLQAIADVFLSLESRTVPPFPVTLAWDIGATDKSDNRTLILHSRYGLKSRAVLMESLQILSPEILKNKIRDFDNIHFEGPTQSVQEALIARGGFSNVYMGSFPGSTGFLPRVMLSYTSGNTRAWESLFGSHRRGLEEDFAPSNDAEEFSPHAISLNPRPNNITEASIGLHVTHNALRLAMIVMAISQAAEEFESTLKTDELRQKFLKERDESDGGQRISGFRGILDTIGYLWPVTLKIHVEEPDSAFPGGREDESERRKGPWEKLIGIATSRLSEPGMPDDSSFANPRSLFFDLRAMYRGEETDGENNTARAILNALGGTAFLAFKTIHEWHLRGLINLHDMQLVLRKHGVENLLLLDSLSDGERVFVGRMALFYLLRDEKDALVLLDEPETHFNDFWKRQMVDIVDDSLGDDPNDVVLTTHSSIALTDAFTSEVTVLQNDNGQVTANQPRIQTFGASPTEILQDVFNAPDSIGQRASEYLDMVLVLAENPEDIELWWNNESNDTLAKFIKSVENAYRARRVPAPSESDLQKRIPEVLRALGELSSKNIAIAIELLYNKLGSGYYRFEFHQRLIAIRNNTDLE